In Silene latifolia isolate original U9 population chromosome 3, ASM4854445v1, whole genome shotgun sequence, a single window of DNA contains:
- the LOC141649661 gene encoding uncharacterized protein LOC141649661, which produces MVAKEFPRAEHRHCARHIFANWHKSFRGDEMKMMFWACAKAYNEADFKDGLDAMREVDPRAADAFLAYNPNLFCRAFIKTTSKNDVIVNNMAETFNAYIISARTKHIIYMLEEIRVALMQRLVKKKTEMEKKCIFVCPRVQEKLEKEKELAAMCTPLPSSDIVYQVMYGTDNLTVNLQTRECTCKKWNLTGIPCAHAIAAIFDKYEKAEDYVDDCYKKETYLRIYGSSITP; this is translated from the coding sequence ATGGTGGCCAAGGAGTTTCCAAGGGCTGAGCACAGACATTGTGCTAGACACATTTTTGCAAATTGGCACAAGTCATTTAGAGGAGATGAAATGAAGATGATGTTTTGGGCTTGTGCAAAAGCTTACAATGAAGCTGACTTTAAGGATGGGCTAGATGCTATGAGGGAAGTGGATCCTAGGGCTGCTGATGCCTTCCTTGCATACAACCCAAATCTCTTTTGTAGAGCATTCATCAAGACTACTTCAAAAAATGATGTGATAGTTAATAACATGGCAGAGACATTCAATGCCTACATTATAAGTGCTCGTACAAAGCATATCATATATATGCTTGAGGAGATAAGGGTTGCTTTGATGCAAAGGTTGGTTAAGAAAAAGACAGAAATGGAGAAAAAATGTATCTTTGTCTGCCCTAGGGTACAAGAGAAGCTTGAGAAGGAGAAAGAGCTTGCTGCAATGTGCACACCTCTGCCATCAAGTGATATTGTCTACCAGGTAATGTATGGTACTGATAACCTGACTGTTAATTTACAGACTAGGGAATGCACTTGTAAAAAGTGGAATTTAACTGGTATCCCCTGTGCTCATGCAATTGCTGCAATATTTGACAAATATGAGAAAGCTGAGGACTATGTTGATGATTGTTACAAAAAGGAAACTTATCTGAGGATATATGGTTCATCAATAACTCCATGA